In Candida albicans SC5314 chromosome 4, complete sequence, the genomic window AGTTttagtttattattttctttcttttttttatgacaagaaaaaaaacacaatagaaataattttgcaattatttttcttgtccAAAGTGAAAACTTGTgtaaatcttcttcttcttcttcctaatttacaaaataaaaattaagatcaattaatagatagaacaaattgaatcacTCTTTCAAATGTCCCATGTGTGTATTGATATTATGCAAACTAGTTACATTtggaaaattgaaaatcaggaatataaatattcaCCAATTATCTTGAATAAATTGgttcttgattttttcaattctcctttttcttttttactATTAGATATCTAATCAAATAGACATTTGTTAATTCTCCCATCTACTACAttagttgaaaaaaaacatcaaaaaacaacaacaaataaattcaaatatataCAATGGCTTTAcatcaatttgattatttgtttgCAATTGCCATGATCTTTGCGTTCTTGGACGCTTGGAACATTGGTGCCAATGATGTTGCAAATTCCTTCTCTTCATCAGTTTCATCCAGATCTTTGAAATATTGGCAAGCTATGATTTTGGCCGCTATCATGGAATTCTTGGGTGCAGTGTTGGTCGGTTCACGTGTGTCTGATACTATCAGAaacaaaattgttgatattgctGTGTTTAAAAATGAACCTGCTGTGTTGATGTTGACTATGACAACTGCCTTGATTGGTTCATCAACTTGGTTGACTATTGCCACCTCCATTGGTATGCCAGTCTCTACTACCCATTCTATTGTTGGTGCTGTTATTGGTGCCTCCATTGCTGCCAAAGGTGCTGAGAACATAATTTGGGGTTGGAAAGGTGTTGCTCAAATTATTGCCTCTTGGTTCATTGCCCCTGCTATTGCTGGTGCCTTTGCttctattattttcttgatttctAAATTTGGTGTTTTGGAAGTTAAAAACCCAAGAACATCTTTAAGAAACGCCATGTTGCTTGTTCCTTTGCTTGTGTTTGTCGCATTTTCCATTTTAACTATGCTTATCGTTTGGAAAGGTAGTCCAAAATTGAAGTTGAACACTTTGTCTACTGGTACCACTGTCGGTGCTATTTTCGGAACTGGTGGTGTTGCAACTGCTATCTACTTTTTGTTTGCTTACCCATActacaaaagaaaattggtTTACGAAGACTGGACTTTGAAATGGTACGACATTTTCAGAGGTCCAATTTACTGGTTCAAGTCCACTGACAATATTCCACCAATTCCAGAAGGTCAAACTTTGACCAAAGATTATTACAAGGGAAGAAGATACGATGAAGCTGGAAATTTGGTTGTCCTTCAAACTGATAGAGATGTTTCTGCTGGTGTTGTCGAAGCTCACGATGGTGAAGACTCCAACTCTGATGGTGAAAAAACATCTGCTGTTATCCAAAACCAACCTGCCCCAGTTGATTCTGAAAAACAACCTGCCCCACCTGCTGCTGGTACTGCTGAATACAAAGGTGAAAACACAAGATGGCCAAATAAATTTGCTGGTTACGTTAAATTGGTCAAAGAATCACCAAAGAACTGGCCATTAGTGTTTTTCTTGCTTTTGACTCATGGTGTTAGACAAGACATTATTGCCAACCAAGCTGGATCCAAAGATGTGTTAGCTGGTGATTTGCACAAAATGCACACTGCTTCCAAATATTACGACAACAAGATTGAATACATGTACTCACTTTTGCAAGCAATCACTGCTTGTACCATGTCTTTTGCTCACGGTGCCAACGATATTGCTAATGCCACTGGTCCTCTTGCTACTGTATATTTAGTTTGGACTACCAACACTACCGCTTCTAAAGCTGAAGTTCCAGTTTGGGTTTTGTGTTACGCTGCCGGTGCTTTAGTTGTCGGGTTATGGACGTATGGTTACCACATCATGGCTAACTTGGgtaacaaattgattttgcaA contains:
- the PHO89 gene encoding Pho89p (Putative phosphate permease; transcript regulated upon white-opaque switch; alkaline induced by Rim101; possibly adherence-induced; F-12/CO2 model, rat catheter and Spider biofilm induced), translating into MALHQFDYLFAIAMIFAFLDAWNIGANDVANSFSSSVSSRSLKYWQAMILAAIMEFLGAVLVGSRVSDTIRNKIVDIAVFKNEPAVLMLTMTTALIGSSTWLTIATSIGMPVSTTHSIVGAVIGASIAAKGAENIIWGWKGVAQIIASWFIAPAIAGAFASIIFLISKFGVLEVKNPRTSLRNAMLLVPLLVFVAFSILTMLIVWKGSPKLKLNTLSTGTTVGAIFGTGGVATAIYFLFAYPYYKRKLVYEDWTLKWYDIFRGPIYWFKSTDNIPPIPEGQTLTKDYYKGRRYDEAGNLVVLQTDRDVSAGVVEAHDGEDSNSDGEKTSAVIQNQPAPVDSEKQPAPPAAGTAEYKGENTRWPNKFAGYVKLVKESPKNWPLVFFLLLTHGVRQDIIANQAGSKDVLAGDLHKMHTASKYYDNKIEYMYSLLQAITACTMSFAHGANDIANATGPLATVYLVWTTNTTASKAEVPVWVLCYAAGALVVGLWTYGYHIMANLGNKLILQSPARGFSIELGAAVTTVMATQLKIPISTTQSAVGATVFVGLCNREWKSVNWRMVAWCYLGWIFTLPCAGLIAGIINAIILYAPSKGVSYTMT